A genomic window from Sphingomonas taxi includes:
- a CDS encoding S1 family peptidase, with product MLWAWMLGAGGPAAAQVLVTPPPVVVAAAVQSPEAARAQDAAAVAERLGVTVEEAIRHLRLQEASVPVTDSIADRFADRLTGIAVEHRPGFGIVVTLTGDAPVAEQIVDLDGMPVRVTFRTGAAVSHTGLVQAITAYQATIRASLIAPPGLGIDQRSGELVAVVSGRDVAREGAAPLAERLAALTHVPVRLRVVDQPALDMGGIQGGARVVGQVPGDTHRYLCTAGFVVTDGLRTGLATAAHCPDELSGRDADGHEQALPFVGQWGWGYQDVQINSSAAPLAPLFFADTAKTISRPVTGARGRAGMRAGDIVCHRGERTGYSCSQVELTDFAPAGDLCGGACLPTWTTVAGPVCKSGDSGSPVFLGDTAYGILKGGSYRPDGSCAFYFYMSTDYLPTGWRLLTVGPTVPPAISG from the coding sequence TTGCTGTGGGCGTGGATGCTGGGGGCGGGCGGTCCCGCGGCGGCGCAGGTGCTCGTCACGCCGCCGCCGGTCGTCGTCGCCGCGGCGGTGCAGTCGCCCGAGGCGGCGCGGGCGCAGGATGCGGCGGCGGTGGCCGAGCGGCTCGGCGTGACGGTCGAGGAGGCGATCCGCCACCTTCGCTTGCAGGAGGCGAGCGTGCCGGTTACCGATTCGATCGCCGATCGGTTCGCCGATCGGTTGACGGGAATCGCGGTCGAGCATCGCCCCGGCTTCGGGATCGTCGTGACGCTGACCGGCGACGCCCCCGTCGCCGAACAGATCGTCGATCTCGACGGCATGCCGGTGCGCGTGACCTTCCGCACCGGCGCGGCGGTCAGCCATACCGGGCTGGTGCAGGCGATCACTGCCTATCAGGCGACGATCCGTGCCAGCCTGATCGCGCCGCCGGGGCTCGGCATCGACCAGCGTAGCGGCGAGCTGGTTGCGGTCGTCTCGGGCCGCGACGTGGCGCGCGAGGGCGCGGCGCCGCTCGCCGAGCGGCTCGCGGCGCTGACGCATGTGCCGGTGCGGCTGCGCGTCGTCGATCAGCCGGCGCTCGACATGGGGGGCATCCAGGGCGGCGCGCGCGTCGTCGGACAGGTGCCGGGCGATACGCATCGCTATCTCTGCACCGCCGGTTTCGTCGTCACCGATGGCTTGCGTACCGGGCTCGCCACCGCGGCGCATTGCCCGGACGAGCTCAGCGGGCGCGATGCCGACGGGCACGAGCAGGCGCTGCCGTTCGTCGGGCAATGGGGCTGGGGGTATCAGGACGTACAGATCAACAGCAGCGCTGCGCCGCTGGCGCCGCTGTTCTTCGCCGATACCGCCAAGACGATCAGCCGGCCGGTCACCGGCGCGCGCGGGCGGGCGGGGATGCGCGCGGGCGACATCGTTTGCCATCGCGGCGAGCGGACCGGATACAGCTGCTCGCAGGTCGAGCTGACCGACTTCGCCCCCGCCGGCGACCTGTGCGGCGGTGCCTGCCTGCCGACCTGGACGACGGTGGCGGGGCCGGTGTGCAAGAGCGGCGACAGCGGCAGCCCGGTGTTCCTCGGCGATACCGCCTATGGCATCCTCAAGGGCGGCAGCTATCGGCCGGATGGCAGCTGCGCCTTCTATTTCTATATGTCGACGGACTATCTGCCGACGGGCTGGCGTCTCTTGACGGTGGGACCGACCGTCCCGCCCGCGATCAGTGGGTGA
- a CDS encoding glycoside hydrolase family 15 protein, with product MDEARVGPHRRIGDHGIIGDMETAALVAADGTIDYLCWPSLDSPSVFAELLDAERGGAFEIRPALDAARVIQIYVPDTNVLTTRWMATSGSVEIVDLMPHPDARVHPEHRARCLIRRVTVTRGTVAFAARCRPRFDYAREVPQVVAADGGVCFVGRDLTLRLHASVPLICGEGVAEAGFTLGEGESAWFVFGEEALERPDDATVAAEIAATTTAWRGWLSRTSYRGRWREEMMRSALALKLLTSNRHGSIAAAATFSLPEAVGAGRNWEYRATWIRDASFTVYAFMRLGFIDEAEHFRRWAGERVMAADRAHPIRIMYAIDGSEAADEEELPHLAGYADSRPVRIGNGAHAQSQLDIFGELMDSVYLSNKYGAAIDHAGWQHVRGVIDYVIANWDQPDAGIWEMRSAPRHFLHSRLMCWVALDRAIRLAKKRSLPAPLVAWSEARDAIVEDIWSNFRHPEHGYFVQDRGGTELDAALLMMPLVRFVSSTDPVWLKTLDAIGTHLRDDGLVYRYRNADGLEGTEGAFTTCTFWYAECLARAGRLDEAQMILAKGIAYANPLGLFSEELDLRGEPIGNFPQALTHLAFISAAYFTDRRLDPGYRPNWQP from the coding sequence ATGGATGAAGCGCGGGTCGGGCCACACCGGCGCATCGGCGATCACGGCATCATCGGCGACATGGAGACCGCGGCCCTGGTCGCCGCGGACGGGACGATCGACTATCTGTGCTGGCCGTCGCTCGACAGCCCCAGCGTCTTCGCCGAACTGCTCGATGCCGAGCGTGGCGGCGCCTTCGAGATCCGGCCGGCGCTCGACGCCGCCCGGGTGATCCAGATCTACGTGCCCGATACCAACGTGCTGACGACGCGCTGGATGGCGACGAGCGGCAGCGTCGAGATCGTCGACCTGATGCCGCATCCGGACGCGCGCGTGCATCCCGAGCATCGCGCGCGCTGCCTGATCCGCCGCGTCACGGTGACGCGCGGCACGGTCGCCTTCGCGGCGCGCTGCCGCCCGCGGTTCGATTATGCGCGCGAGGTGCCGCAGGTGGTGGCGGCGGACGGCGGCGTGTGCTTCGTCGGACGAGACCTGACGCTGCGCCTGCATGCCTCGGTGCCGCTGATCTGCGGCGAGGGCGTGGCGGAGGCAGGCTTCACCCTCGGCGAGGGCGAGAGCGCGTGGTTCGTGTTCGGCGAGGAGGCTTTGGAGCGTCCCGACGATGCGACCGTCGCCGCCGAGATCGCCGCGACGACGACCGCCTGGCGCGGCTGGCTGTCGCGCACGAGCTATCGCGGCCGCTGGCGCGAGGAGATGATGCGCTCGGCGCTGGCGCTCAAGCTGCTCACCTCGAACCGCCACGGTTCGATCGCGGCGGCGGCGACCTTCTCGCTGCCCGAGGCGGTGGGGGCGGGGCGCAACTGGGAATATCGCGCGACCTGGATCCGCGACGCCTCGTTCACCGTCTACGCCTTCATGCGACTGGGCTTCATCGACGAAGCCGAGCATTTCCGCCGCTGGGCGGGCGAGCGGGTAATGGCCGCCGACCGCGCGCATCCGATCCGCATCATGTATGCGATCGACGGGTCGGAGGCGGCGGACGAGGAGGAGCTGCCGCATCTCGCCGGCTATGCCGACAGCCGCCCGGTGCGGATCGGCAACGGCGCCCACGCGCAGAGCCAGCTCGATATCTTCGGCGAGCTGATGGACAGCGTCTATCTCTCGAACAAATACGGCGCGGCGATCGATCACGCCGGCTGGCAGCACGTTCGCGGCGTCATCGACTATGTCATCGCCAATTGGGACCAGCCCGATGCCGGCATCTGGGAGATGCGCTCGGCACCGCGCCACTTCCTCCATTCGCGGCTGATGTGCTGGGTGGCGCTCGACCGCGCGATCCGGCTCGCCAAGAAGCGCTCGCTGCCCGCGCCGCTGGTCGCGTGGAGCGAGGCGCGCGACGCCATCGTCGAGGATATCTGGAGCAATTTCCGCCATCCGGAACACGGCTATTTCGTCCAGGACCGCGGCGGCACCGAACTCGACGCGGCGTTGCTGATGATGCCGCTGGTGCGGTTCGTCTCCTCGACCGATCCGGTGTGGCTCAAGACGCTCGACGCGATCGGTACGCATCTGCGCGACGACGGCCTCGTCTACCGCTACCGCAACGCCGACGGGCTGGAGGGGACGGAAGGCGCGTTCACCACCTGCACCTTCTGGTACGCCGAATGCCTCGCACGCGCCGGCCGGCTCGACGAGGCGCAGATGATCCTCGCCAAGGGCATCGCCTACGCCAACCCGCTCGGCCTGTTCTCGGAAGAGCTCGACCTGCGCGGCGAGCCGATCGGCAATTTCCCGCAGGCGCTCACCCACCTCGCCTTCATCAGCGCCGCCTATTTCACCGATCGCCGCCTCGATCCGGGTTATCGGCCGAACTGGCAGCCGTGA
- a CDS encoding glucose 1-dehydrogenase encodes MSVLAGHTAIVTGASSGIGHAVAAGLADAGAAVVVNYRSDEESAETLAQRITGAGGKAIAVQADVSQEPDVTRLFDAAVAAFGRVDVLVSNSGVQKDAPVADLTLADWNTVIDINLTGQFLCAREAVRRFRAQPRDGRPARSAGTIIAMSSVHELIPWAGHVNYAAAKGGVRMLTRTLAQEVAADGIRVNAIAPGAIRTPINKEAWETEAALTKLLKLIPYGRIGEPEDVARAAVWLASDAADYVTGTTVFVDGGMSLYPEFRDNG; translated from the coding sequence TTGTCCGTCCTTGCAGGTCATACTGCCATCGTTACCGGCGCCAGCTCCGGAATCGGCCATGCCGTCGCGGCGGGGCTCGCCGACGCCGGCGCCGCGGTCGTCGTCAACTATCGCTCCGACGAGGAGAGCGCCGAAACGCTGGCGCAGCGGATCACCGGGGCCGGCGGCAAGGCGATCGCGGTGCAGGCCGACGTATCGCAGGAGCCGGACGTCACCCGCCTGTTCGACGCCGCGGTGGCGGCGTTCGGGCGGGTCGACGTGCTCGTCTCCAATTCGGGCGTGCAGAAGGACGCACCGGTCGCCGACCTGACGCTCGCCGATTGGAACACCGTCATCGACATCAACCTGACCGGCCAGTTCCTCTGCGCGCGCGAGGCGGTCCGGCGCTTCCGCGCCCAGCCGCGGGACGGCCGGCCCGCGCGCAGCGCCGGCACGATCATCGCGATGAGCTCGGTGCACGAGCTGATCCCCTGGGCCGGCCACGTCAATTACGCCGCGGCGAAGGGCGGGGTGCGGATGCTGACGCGCACGCTGGCGCAGGAGGTCGCGGCCGACGGCATCCGCGTCAACGCGATCGCGCCCGGCGCGATCCGCACGCCGATCAACAAGGAGGCGTGGGAGACGGAGGCGGCGCTGACCAAATTGCTGAAGCTGATCCCCTATGGCCGGATCGGCGAGCCCGAGGACGTCGCGCGCGCCGCGGTGTGGCTCGCCTCGGACGCGGCGGATTACGTCACCGGCACCACCGTGTTCGTCGATGGCGGCATGTCGCTCTATCCCGAATTCCGCGACAATGGATGA
- a CDS encoding WD40/YVTN/BNR-like repeat-containing protein, giving the protein MLAVLATPAASPAQQAVPYRWTNVTVGAGGYAPNIVFSPVERGLAYLRTDMGGGYRWDAAAARWVPLQDGNAVSSYMGIESIAADPVDADVVYMAAGMNAGAPAAILRSGDRGRTWRVVPVPFAMGGNEPGRGLGERLAVDPNDHRRLFFGSRHDGLWQSHDAGQSWTPVAGFPHKGLGRPERRTSHGGVSFVAIDPTSGKAGASQRIWAGIADPGGPALYRSDDGGVHWTAVAGPALFAAKGVVDARGVLWVGFASGIGPSDVKTGAVWRYDARGHGRDVTPPAWRAAGAEGGFLGVAVARSAPGTVAVSTIDRYRAGDSLWLSRDDGLHWDDVGARSRRDVSATPFLLHEGKGADFGHWISGLAIDPFDAGHIAYTTGATVYAAQRLPTRNTVDWAPWVRGIEQTAVITMISPTGGAPVVSGFGDLAGFVHDDLDRSPQPTFANPYLSNTNMLDYAGKAPAVIVRSGSLYLDRPRDASLARSEDGGRHWTPLRLPPQGNPPARDDLNGETPITVSADGATIVVAARVPQVTRDRGRTWSPVRGLPPRTRAVSDKVDPAVFYAVDATGGRLLVSRDAGASFAPVAGRGLPRDLTAAQARNRESQSALVAAPDAAGRLWLQVGAALFCSEDAGVSFVPASGGLAIELYGLGKDAVFAIGSRDDVRGIWRSTDRGASWRRIDDATHRWGGRYRVVAGDPRRAGRVYVGTDGRGLFYGDPID; this is encoded by the coding sequence ATGCTGGCGGTGCTCGCCACGCCCGCGGCATCACCCGCGCAACAGGCGGTGCCGTATCGCTGGACCAACGTCACCGTCGGGGCGGGGGGGTATGCGCCCAATATCGTGTTCAGCCCGGTCGAGCGCGGGCTCGCCTATCTGCGCACCGACATGGGCGGCGGCTATCGCTGGGACGCGGCGGCGGCGCGCTGGGTGCCGCTGCAGGATGGCAATGCCGTTTCCAGCTATATGGGGATCGAGAGCATCGCGGCCGATCCCGTCGACGCGGACGTCGTCTATATGGCGGCGGGGATGAATGCCGGCGCCCCCGCGGCGATCCTGCGCTCGGGCGACCGCGGGCGGACGTGGCGGGTGGTGCCGGTGCCGTTCGCCATGGGCGGCAACGAGCCGGGGCGGGGCCTCGGCGAGCGGCTGGCGGTCGATCCCAACGATCATCGCCGGCTGTTCTTCGGATCGCGCCACGACGGCCTGTGGCAGAGCCACGATGCGGGGCAGAGCTGGACGCCGGTCGCGGGCTTTCCGCACAAGGGGCTCGGCCGGCCCGAGCGCCGCACCAGCCACGGCGGCGTATCCTTCGTCGCGATCGACCCGACCAGCGGCAAGGCGGGCGCGTCGCAGCGTATCTGGGCGGGGATCGCCGATCCGGGCGGGCCGGCGCTGTATCGTTCCGACGATGGCGGCGTGCATTGGACCGCGGTGGCGGGACCGGCGCTGTTCGCGGCCAAGGGCGTGGTCGATGCTCGGGGCGTGCTGTGGGTCGGCTTCGCCAGCGGCATCGGTCCGAGCGACGTCAAGACCGGCGCGGTCTGGCGCTACGACGCGCGAGGCCATGGCCGCGACGTCACGCCGCCGGCGTGGCGTGCGGCAGGGGCCGAGGGCGGGTTTCTCGGCGTCGCGGTGGCGCGGTCGGCGCCGGGCACCGTCGCGGTGTCGACGATCGATCGCTATCGCGCCGGCGATTCGCTGTGGCTGAGCCGCGACGACGGTCTGCATTGGGACGATGTCGGCGCGCGCAGCCGCCGCGACGTGTCGGCGACGCCGTTCCTGCTGCACGAGGGCAAGGGCGCCGATTTCGGCCATTGGATCTCGGGCCTGGCGATCGACCCGTTCGATGCCGGCCATATCGCCTATACCACCGGCGCGACCGTCTATGCGGCGCAGCGCCTGCCGACGCGCAATACGGTGGATTGGGCGCCGTGGGTGCGCGGGATCGAACAGACCGCGGTGATCACGATGATCTCGCCGACCGGCGGCGCGCCGGTCGTGTCGGGGTTCGGCGATCTCGCCGGCTTCGTCCACGACGATCTCGACCGTTCGCCGCAGCCGACCTTCGCCAACCCGTATCTCTCCAACACCAACATGCTCGATTATGCCGGCAAGGCACCGGCCGTGATCGTACGCAGCGGCAGCCTGTATCTCGACCGTCCCCGCGACGCGAGCCTCGCCCGGTCGGAGGATGGCGGCCGCCACTGGACGCCGCTGCGCCTGCCGCCGCAGGGCAACCCGCCGGCGCGCGACGATCTCAACGGCGAGACGCCGATCACCGTCTCCGCGGACGGCGCGACGATAGTCGTCGCCGCACGCGTGCCGCAGGTGACGCGCGATCGCGGCCGGACGTGGTCGCCGGTGCGCGGCCTGCCGCCGCGGACGCGGGCGGTGTCCGACAAGGTCGATCCGGCGGTCTTCTACGCGGTCGACGCGACGGGTGGCCGGTTGCTGGTGTCGCGCGACGCCGGCGCGAGCTTCGCGCCGGTGGCGGGGCGCGGCCTGCCGCGCGACCTCACCGCGGCGCAGGCGCGCAACCGTGAATCGCAAAGCGCGCTCGTCGCCGCGCCCGACGCGGCGGGGCGGCTGTGGTTGCAGGTCGGCGCCGCGCTGTTCTGCAGCGAGGACGCCGGCGTGTCGTTCGTTCCGGCGAGCGGCGGACTGGCGATCGAGCTGTACGGGCTAGGCAAGGATGCGGTGTTCGCGATCGGCAGCCGCGATGACGTGCGCGGCATCTGGCGGTCGACCGACCGCGGTGCGTCATGGCGGCGGATCGACGACGCGACGCATCGTTGGGGCGGGCGCTATCGCGTCGTCGCCGGCGACCCGCGCCGTGCCGGCCGCGTCTATGTCGGGACCGACGGACGCGGGCTGTTCTACGGCGACCCGATCGACTGA
- a CDS encoding GH39 family glycosyl hydrolase produces the protein MTPLPFRFGAGALLCLAAAASAAPASEPVRVINVDVARAAAPIDRAFDLSVGSDFAGTLIRPDSLAQLDTAVRELGFRYVRFHDVFTDALGTVKVRDGKVVYDWTKIDQLYDALLARKIKPFVELGFTPDALKTSNQTIFYWKGNTSHPQAEGWARLIDAYVRHLRQRYGAEEVRSWYFEVWNEPNLAGFWEKGDKAAYLSLYESSARTIKAIDPALRVGGPATAGAAWVPELLDYAAARKVPIDFVSTHTYGVDGGFLDERGEDDNRLSTNPDAIVGDVRRVRAEIAASKFPGLPLFFTEWSASYNPRDPVHDSYVSAPYILNKLLATRGIAQGMSYWTYSDLFEEAGPPPTPFHGGFGLMNREGIRKPAWFAYKYLHALRGPEIALADAQALATSEGGRTNVLVWNWQQPKQTLSNRPFFTKMLPATPAAAADLRLTHLAPGRYRVTVRRTGYQKNDAHSRYLAMGSPKTLTPAQIAELQALTTDRPEIARVVQVGRDGGYTLRLPMRSNDVVLATLEPVVSRN, from the coding sequence ATGACTCCGCTCCCGTTCCGTTTCGGCGCCGGTGCGCTGCTCTGTCTGGCCGCGGCAGCGTCCGCGGCGCCTGCGTCCGAGCCGGTACGGGTGATCAACGTCGATGTCGCGCGTGCGGCCGCGCCGATCGATCGCGCCTTCGACCTGTCGGTGGGATCGGACTTCGCGGGCACGCTGATCCGGCCGGACAGCCTCGCGCAGCTCGATACCGCGGTGCGCGAACTGGGCTTCCGCTACGTACGCTTCCACGACGTGTTCACCGATGCGCTCGGCACGGTGAAGGTGCGCGACGGCAAGGTCGTCTACGACTGGACGAAGATCGACCAGCTCTACGACGCCTTGCTCGCGCGCAAGATCAAGCCGTTCGTCGAGCTTGGCTTCACGCCGGACGCGCTCAAGACCTCGAACCAGACGATCTTCTACTGGAAGGGCAATACGTCGCATCCGCAGGCGGAGGGCTGGGCCAGGCTGATCGACGCCTATGTCCGCCACCTGCGCCAGCGCTACGGCGCCGAGGAGGTGCGCAGCTGGTATTTCGAGGTGTGGAACGAGCCCAATCTCGCCGGCTTCTGGGAGAAGGGCGACAAGGCGGCCTATCTCAGCCTGTACGAATCGAGCGCGCGGACGATCAAGGCGATCGACCCGGCCCTGCGCGTCGGCGGGCCGGCAACCGCGGGGGCGGCGTGGGTGCCCGAGCTGCTCGACTATGCCGCGGCGCGCAAGGTGCCGATCGATTTCGTGTCGACGCATACCTATGGCGTCGACGGCGGCTTCCTCGACGAGCGCGGCGAGGACGACAATCGCCTGTCGACCAATCCCGATGCGATCGTCGGCGACGTCCGCCGCGTCCGCGCGGAGATCGCGGCGTCGAAGTTTCCCGGCCTGCCGCTGTTCTTCACCGAATGGAGCGCGAGCTACAATCCGCGCGATCCGGTGCACGATTCCTATGTCAGCGCGCCCTATATCCTGAACAAATTGCTGGCCACGCGCGGGATCGCGCAAGGGATGAGCTACTGGACCTATAGCGACCTGTTCGAGGAAGCCGGGCCGCCGCCGACGCCGTTCCACGGCGGCTTCGGGCTGATGAACCGCGAGGGTATCCGCAAGCCGGCGTGGTTCGCGTACAAATATCTCCACGCGCTGCGCGGGCCGGAGATCGCGCTCGCCGACGCGCAGGCACTGGCGACGAGCGAGGGCGGGCGGACCAACGTCCTGGTGTGGAACTGGCAGCAGCCCAAGCAGACGCTGAGCAACCGCCCGTTCTTCACCAAAATGCTGCCCGCGACGCCGGCGGCGGCGGCGGACTTGCGGCTGACGCATCTCGCGCCGGGGCGCTATCGGGTGACGGTGCGCCGGACCGGCTATCAGAAGAACGACGCGCATTCGCGCTATCTGGCGATGGGCTCGCCCAAGACGCTGACGCCGGCGCAGATCGCCGAATTGCAGGCGCTGACCACCGACAGGCCGGAGATCGCACGCGTCGTTCAGGTCGGTCGTGACGGCGGCTATACGCTGCGGCTGCCGATGCGCAGCAACGACGTGGTGCTGGCGACGCTGGAACCGGTGGTGTCGAGGAATTGA